A single Paenibacillus kribbensis DNA region contains:
- a CDS encoding PLP-dependent aminotransferase family protein — protein MGKNNSELLFSTERVSTEHVSTDQSLKLYEQVIHYVIVRIDRGDWPADVKLPSVRSLAQELGVHRLTVFRAYQELKQQGRIYVKDKSGYYAHASHATGLKKFAAYSECSSIQRGLYSESAHAADDPSVSAWRGMDGLTRVQSVNADFQFSKALIDPSLLPNRYWGELMVQVFEKHPKVAATYSSVQGDAELRAAMAQHFSADKHFALSTDEVLITSGAQQAIDLISRSLIRTGDRVLIERPAYGPAMEIFRRQGARLTMTDIRPEGYDMDQIEWCMKTEKPRLFYMNPTFHNPTGFTVPDEQRKQLPELAERYGCLIVEDDSTYDISFGQKPPSPIFAYDISGSVVYIRSYSKYVAPGLRIAAVACRRQLMHSLLSVKALVDNGSPLLNQKLFLQYFQSPRMQQHIKKLCIALQIRKETMEDCLRDSGWTWTSPSGGLSLWLQLPSELKPNELLAKSIQESISFVPGNVFDPVGAEGKTHIRLSYSYANELQIQEGISRLLRISQSM, from the coding sequence ATGGGCAAGAATAACAGCGAATTACTGTTTTCAACAGAGCGTGTTTCAACAGAGCACGTTTCGACCGATCAGTCCTTAAAGCTGTATGAGCAGGTCATTCATTATGTAATTGTGCGGATTGATCGCGGGGACTGGCCAGCAGACGTTAAATTGCCTTCTGTACGAAGCTTGGCTCAGGAATTGGGTGTGCATCGGTTAACCGTCTTCCGGGCATATCAGGAGTTAAAGCAGCAGGGGCGTATCTATGTAAAGGATAAATCAGGGTATTACGCTCATGCTTCCCATGCAACCGGACTAAAAAAGTTTGCTGCCTACTCTGAATGTTCATCCATACAACGAGGCTTGTACTCGGAATCTGCCCACGCGGCTGATGATCCGTCTGTTTCCGCCTGGAGGGGGATGGATGGACTTACCCGTGTTCAGTCCGTCAACGCCGATTTCCAATTTTCCAAAGCGCTAATAGACCCGTCTCTCCTGCCCAACCGCTATTGGGGAGAATTAATGGTGCAGGTTTTTGAAAAGCATCCGAAAGTGGCCGCTACCTATTCTTCTGTACAAGGGGATGCTGAGCTTCGTGCTGCCATGGCCCAGCATTTTAGCGCGGATAAGCATTTTGCTTTATCAACGGACGAAGTGCTGATTACCTCCGGCGCACAGCAAGCCATCGATTTGATTTCCCGATCTCTGATCCGTACAGGGGACCGTGTATTAATCGAACGTCCTGCCTATGGCCCTGCCATGGAAATATTCCGTAGACAAGGCGCGCGGCTGACGATGACGGATATTCGACCGGAAGGTTATGATATGGACCAGATTGAATGGTGCATGAAAACAGAAAAACCACGTCTCTTTTATATGAATCCGACATTCCACAATCCGACCGGTTTTACGGTACCCGATGAGCAGCGCAAACAGCTGCCCGAACTGGCCGAGCGCTACGGCTGCCTCATTGTCGAGGATGACAGCACCTATGACATCAGCTTTGGGCAAAAGCCGCCTTCTCCAATATTCGCCTATGATATCTCGGGAAGCGTCGTCTACATTCGCAGCTACAGTAAATATGTCGCACCCGGTCTGCGAATCGCAGCCGTGGCCTGTCGGCGTCAGCTCATGCATAGCCTGCTAAGCGTCAAAGCGTTGGTGGACAACGGATCGCCGCTGCTGAATCAAAAGCTGTTTTTACAATACTTTCAATCTCCACGTATGCAGCAGCATATTAAAAAGCTATGTATTGCGCTCCAGATTCGTAAGGAAACGATGGAAGACTGTCTCCGCGATTCCGGCTGGACATGGACCAGCCCATCAGGAGGACTCAGCCTGTGGCTCCAGTTGCCTTCTGAGCTGAAACCCAATGAACTGCTTGCCAAAAGCATACAGGAGTCCATTTCCTTTGTACCAGGGAATGTATTTGATCCCGTTGGCGCAGAGGGTAAAACGCATATACGGCTGTCCTATTCATACGCCAACGAGCTGCAAATCCAAGAAGGTATCTCCAGACTTCTTCGCATCAGCCAGTCGATGTAA
- a CDS encoding MBL fold metallo-hydrolase, with amino-acid sequence MNRLIFLGTGDAMGVPRVYCDCPVCTEARSTGANVRLRSSVLIESDTEDFMIDCGPDWRRQLELRGLRFIRTILVTHAHFDHIGGLPEWADACRWTGNRGRLYAPQEVIDTILRQFSWLSGHLDLIPVDQGAQLAGWNIRGWRVNHGKNGYAYAYRLEKDGFSWAYCSDSIGLNEAEILPLHNLNLLVLGTSFYHEEAEYSTRSVYDMLEAQELVGRLEPDRTVFTHMSHDVDVTRNYGLPEGIRLAQTGMSLPLE; translated from the coding sequence ATGAATCGGCTTATTTTTCTTGGCACGGGGGATGCGATGGGTGTTCCGCGTGTATATTGTGATTGTCCCGTATGCACAGAGGCCCGCTCGACGGGGGCGAATGTAAGGCTGAGATCGTCTGTCCTGATCGAAAGCGATACGGAGGACTTTATGATTGATTGTGGCCCGGACTGGCGCAGACAGCTGGAATTGCGGGGTCTCCGCTTCATCCGTACGATCCTCGTTACACATGCCCATTTTGATCATATTGGAGGATTGCCGGAGTGGGCGGATGCCTGTCGCTGGACTGGCAATAGAGGCCGCTTGTACGCTCCACAGGAAGTGATTGACACGATTCTGCGTCAATTTTCCTGGCTATCTGGACATCTGGATCTCATCCCAGTCGATCAGGGAGCCCAGCTTGCCGGGTGGAATATTCGAGGCTGGCGTGTGAATCACGGCAAGAACGGATACGCTTACGCTTATCGACTGGAAAAGGACGGCTTCTCGTGGGCCTATTGTTCAGATTCGATTGGATTGAATGAGGCAGAAATCCTGCCCTTGCATAATCTGAATTTACTCGTGCTGGGAACGAGCTTTTATCATGAGGAGGCCGAGTATTCGACCCGCTCGGTATATGACATGCTGGAGGCGCAGGAGCTTGTAGGAAGGCTTGAGCCTGATCGTACGGTATTCACACATATGTCCCATGATGTGGATGTCACACGCAACTACGGGCTTCCGGAAGGGATTCGCTTGGCACAGACCGGCATGAGCCTGCCGCTAGAATAG
- a CDS encoding sulfate/molybdate ABC transporter ATP-binding protein: MHVEVRGLNKHFGNFHAVKDVSFDIQTGHLIGLLGPSGGGKTSILRILAGLEQPDAGEIHFHGKRVNDLAPQERGIGFVFQNYALFKHMSVYDNIAFGLKVKKSSKTHIKERVTELVELTGLKGFEHRYPHQLSGGQRQRVAFARALAPEPQLLLLDEPFAAIDAKIRQELRSWLRELIERVGITSIFVTHDQDEAIEVADEIMVINQGRLEQKGTPWDIYKKPGTPFVASFIGESTVIEQASSLKGFEEAAGAGVRALIRPEYIDVGPSEEFALLSATEEGIVKHLHFRGSEWMVEVQVGDQRLMTYRSLEKSTLEPGQQVRVLVHRAYLYNDQSSWMVENRLKKDPMPIVI, translated from the coding sequence ATGCATGTGGAAGTAAGGGGATTGAACAAGCATTTCGGCAATTTTCATGCGGTAAAGGACGTATCTTTTGATATTCAGACAGGCCATTTAATTGGTTTACTCGGTCCGAGTGGTGGCGGCAAAACCTCCATTCTACGCATTTTGGCGGGGCTGGAGCAGCCAGATGCCGGGGAGATCCATTTTCACGGGAAAAGAGTGAACGATCTGGCCCCGCAGGAGCGCGGAATCGGCTTTGTCTTTCAAAACTATGCTTTGTTTAAGCACATGAGCGTGTATGACAACATTGCCTTTGGTCTAAAAGTGAAAAAAAGCTCCAAAACCCATATCAAGGAGCGAGTCACAGAACTGGTCGAGCTGACCGGGCTCAAAGGCTTCGAGCATCGTTATCCGCACCAGTTGTCAGGCGGGCAGCGGCAGCGGGTTGCTTTTGCGCGTGCTCTGGCGCCGGAGCCTCAGTTGCTGTTGCTGGATGAGCCTTTTGCAGCTATTGACGCCAAGATCCGTCAGGAGCTGCGAAGCTGGCTGCGTGAGTTGATTGAACGGGTGGGCATTACCTCCATTTTCGTCACTCATGATCAGGATGAGGCGATTGAGGTAGCAGATGAAATTATGGTCATTAATCAAGGGCGGCTGGAGCAGAAGGGAACGCCTTGGGATATTTATAAAAAACCGGGTACGCCGTTCGTTGCTTCTTTTATTGGTGAATCGACAGTGATCGAACAGGCATCCAGTCTTAAAGGCTTCGAGGAAGCTGCTGGAGCAGGCGTGCGTGCCTTGATCCGGCCGGAGTATATTGATGTCGGGCCTAGTGAAGAGTTTGCGCTTCTGTCAGCGACCGAGGAAGGCATCGTGAAGCATTTGCATTTTCGGGGAAGTGAATGGATGGTTGAAGTGCAGGTCGGCGATCAGCGGCTTATGACGTACCGTTCGCTGGAAAAGTCTACACTGGAGCCCGGTCAGCAGGTGCGAGTGCTGGTACATCGGGCCTATCTGTATAATGACCAGTCGAGCTGGATGGTGGAAAATCGCCTGAAGAAAGATCCAATGCCTATAGTGATTTAA
- a CDS encoding TetR/AcrR family transcriptional regulator, which yields MARRAVEQELSRGRILEAARHLFITKGYRAISMRSIGQHLGYSHGSLYYHFKEKAELFYAIVIEDFNTLRGILLQSATGTPEGGLSRLEYLMLEFIRFGLENPYQYEIMFMMHDEELLAYCRTEQNRCVELFASMIRQELNDQGHSEAACSWVPKSLFLSMHGFVSFYIQDGLTFEEIRPAALSHVKLLCRNL from the coding sequence ATGGCTAGAAGAGCAGTGGAACAGGAGTTGTCAAGAGGGCGGATTCTGGAAGCGGCCAGGCACTTGTTTATTACCAAGGGCTACCGTGCGATTTCAATGCGCAGCATTGGCCAGCATCTGGGTTACAGTCATGGTTCGTTATATTATCATTTTAAAGAGAAGGCTGAACTGTTCTACGCCATTGTAATTGAGGATTTTAATACATTGCGCGGAATTTTGCTGCAATCAGCAACAGGTACGCCTGAGGGCGGCTTGAGCAGACTGGAGTACCTGATGCTGGAATTCATCCGTTTTGGCTTGGAAAATCCTTATCAGTACGAAATTATGTTTATGATGCACGATGAAGAATTGCTTGCATATTGTCGCACAGAGCAAAATCGTTGTGTGGAATTGTTTGCGTCCATGATCCGTCAGGAATTGAATGATCAGGGGCATTCGGAGGCAGCGTGCTCATGGGTGCCGAAAAGCCTGTTTTTATCCATGCACGGCTTTGTGTCATTTTATATCCAGGATGGTTTAACCTTTGAAGAGATCAGACCCGCTGCTTTATCACATGTAAAGCTGTTGTGCAGAAACCTATGA
- a CDS encoding YigZ family protein produces the protein MLEQYRTVRGSGSKEIVIRKSRFIGHIQPVQTEEEATAFIERIKKEHWNATHNCSAYMIGERDEIQKQSDDGEPSGTAGKPILEVIRNQKLKNVAIVVTRYFGGIMLGAGGLIRAYSDGAVAAIEAGDAITRVLHREIFVELDYTWLGKVENELRNRSIRTGETIFTDKVTLTCLPLAGDAESFSNWITDLTQGQSLVSEGEQLYFIEGE, from the coding sequence ATGTTGGAACAATACCGAACCGTACGCGGTTCCGGCAGCAAGGAGATTGTGATCCGTAAATCCCGTTTTATCGGCCATATTCAGCCTGTTCAAACCGAGGAAGAAGCCACGGCTTTCATAGAACGCATCAAAAAAGAGCACTGGAATGCAACCCACAATTGTTCAGCTTACATGATTGGTGAAAGAGACGAAATCCAGAAGCAATCGGATGATGGAGAACCGAGTGGCACGGCTGGGAAGCCCATTTTGGAGGTGATCCGTAATCAGAAGCTGAAAAATGTGGCGATTGTCGTTACCCGTTACTTTGGTGGTATTATGCTGGGAGCAGGCGGTCTGATTCGTGCCTACTCAGACGGTGCTGTTGCAGCCATCGAGGCAGGCGATGCGATTACGCGTGTGCTGCATCGTGAAATTTTTGTGGAATTGGATTATACTTGGTTGGGTAAAGTTGAAAATGAATTACGGAATCGCAGCATCCGTACTGGAGAAACCATATTTACGGATAAAGTTACGTTAACCTGTCTGCCGCTGGCTGGTGATGCTGAATCCTTCAGCAACTGGATAACAGACTTGACACAGGGGCAATCACTTGTGTCGGAGGGAGAGCAGCTTTACTTTATTGAAGGGGAATAA
- a CDS encoding glucose-6-phosphate isomerase yields MSKKVIFDYTKALSFVGQHEIDYFAEPIKLAHEQLHNQTGVGSDFLGWIDLPTNYDKEEFARIQKAAAKIQSDSEVLIVIGIGGSYLGARAAIEMLSHSFYNALSKDQRKGPAIFFAGNNISSTYMNHLLELIEGKDFSVNVISKSGTTTEPAIAFRVFRAALEKKYGKEEARKRIYATTDKERGALKKLANEEGYESFIIPDDVGGRYSVLTAVGLLPIATAGINIEEMMQGAADASKEYSNPNVAENEAYQYAAVRNALYRKGKAIEILVNYEPSLHFVSEWWKQLYGESEGKDYKGIYPASVDFSTDLHSMGQFIQEGSRNIFETVIQVENVPSHITIEADQDDLDGLNFLAGKTVDFVNKKAFQGTLLAHTDGQVPNLIVNIPDLSPYSFGYLAYFFEKACGISGYLLGVNPFDQPGVEAYKKNMFALLGKPGFEKQKAELEARLSE; encoded by the coding sequence ATGTCTAAAAAAGTTATTTTTGATTACACTAAAGCACTCTCCTTCGTAGGTCAGCACGAAATTGATTATTTTGCAGAGCCCATCAAGCTGGCTCATGAGCAACTGCACAACCAAACAGGTGTAGGCTCCGATTTCCTGGGCTGGATTGACCTGCCTACCAATTATGATAAAGAAGAATTCGCGCGTATCCAAAAGGCTGCAGCTAAAATCCAAAGCGATTCCGAAGTACTGATCGTCATCGGTATCGGTGGTTCTTACCTTGGAGCACGTGCTGCAATTGAGATGCTGTCGCATTCTTTCTACAATGCATTGTCCAAAGACCAACGCAAAGGTCCGGCTATCTTTTTCGCAGGCAACAACATCAGCTCTACATATATGAATCATCTGTTGGAACTGATTGAAGGAAAAGACTTCTCCGTCAATGTTATTTCCAAATCAGGTACGACTACTGAGCCAGCTATCGCTTTCCGCGTATTCCGTGCGGCTCTGGAGAAAAAATACGGTAAAGAAGAAGCGCGCAAACGTATCTACGCAACAACAGATAAAGAACGCGGCGCTCTGAAAAAACTCGCTAACGAAGAAGGCTATGAGTCCTTCATTATTCCTGATGATGTAGGTGGCCGTTACTCTGTACTGACAGCAGTAGGCTTGCTGCCGATTGCTACAGCTGGCATTAACATTGAGGAAATGATGCAAGGAGCGGCAGACGCATCCAAAGAGTACAGCAACCCGAACGTAGCTGAGAACGAGGCTTATCAATATGCAGCCGTTCGCAACGCTTTGTACCGTAAAGGCAAAGCCATTGAAATTCTCGTAAACTATGAGCCTTCCCTGCATTTCGTATCCGAGTGGTGGAAACAGCTGTACGGCGAAAGCGAAGGCAAGGATTATAAAGGCATCTATCCTGCATCCGTGGATTTCTCGACAGACCTGCACTCCATGGGACAATTCATTCAGGAAGGCAGCCGCAACATTTTCGAAACAGTTATCCAGGTAGAAAATGTGCCTAGTCACATCACTATTGAGGCGGATCAGGATGATCTGGACGGACTCAACTTCCTGGCAGGCAAAACTGTGGATTTTGTAAACAAAAAAGCATTCCAGGGTACGTTGCTGGCTCACACAGACGGACAAGTGCCAAACCTGATTGTAAATATTCCTGATCTGAGCCCTTACTCCTTCGGGTATCTGGCTTATTTCTTCGAAAAAGCTTGCGGCATCAGCGGCTACTTGCTGGGCGTAAATCCGTTCGATCAACCGGGCGTAGAAGCGTACAAGAAGAATATGTTTGCGCTGCTCGGCAAGCCGGGCTTCGAAAAACAAAAAGCTGAGCTTGAAGCGAGATTGTCCGAATAA
- a CDS encoding NAD(P)-dependent oxidoreductase, with the protein MKNIGFIGLGTMGAPMASNLLKQGFGVTVYNRTASRCEPLAEQGARTASTPREAAEGQQLVITMVSDDHSIRDIYYGEDGVFAGLASGVTVMDNSTISPELVKQLAAEADKLGCSFIDAPVTGSKPAAVDGTLVFMVGGDAEAIAAQSDVFDTLGKKVLHMGPNGSGAIAKLAHNTMVGINNLALAEGFAIAAKSGIPADSFLELVQLGSAGSKAAELKGRKIIEHDFSNQFSLALMLKDLKLASSLTDSLSIPTPMLAIAKSLFQAGQTQGYGDEDLSAVVKTYEAWIGRTIGGKPLE; encoded by the coding sequence ATGAAAAACATCGGATTTATCGGACTGGGCACCATGGGCGCCCCGATGGCATCCAATCTGCTGAAGCAGGGATTTGGAGTCACGGTTTATAACCGTACGGCTTCACGCTGCGAGCCACTGGCAGAACAGGGTGCCCGTACAGCTTCAACGCCTCGTGAGGCGGCTGAAGGTCAGCAGCTGGTCATTACCATGGTCAGTGATGATCACTCGATTCGTGACATCTATTACGGCGAGGACGGCGTATTTGCCGGTCTTGCGTCTGGCGTAACCGTGATGGACAACAGCACGATTTCACCTGAGCTGGTCAAACAGCTGGCCGCTGAAGCGGACAAGCTGGGCTGCTCCTTCATTGATGCTCCCGTCACAGGCAGCAAGCCTGCCGCTGTTGACGGAACGCTCGTGTTCATGGTCGGCGGTGACGCGGAAGCCATCGCGGCACAGTCAGACGTTTTTGACACCTTGGGCAAAAAGGTACTTCATATGGGGCCTAACGGCAGCGGAGCTATAGCCAAGCTCGCTCATAATACGATGGTCGGCATTAACAACCTCGCTCTGGCTGAGGGCTTCGCTATCGCCGCCAAATCCGGCATTCCGGCAGACAGCTTCCTTGAGCTGGTTCAGCTCGGATCGGCAGGCAGCAAGGCTGCGGAACTGAAAGGACGCAAAATCATCGAGCATGATTTTAGCAACCAGTTCTCACTTGCCTTGATGCTCAAGGACTTGAAGCTTGCTTCCTCGCTGACCGATAGCCTGTCCATTCCGACACCTATGCTGGCCATTGCCAAAAGCCTGTTTCAAGCCGGGCAAACGCAAGGCTACGGTGACGAGGACTTGTCTGCTGTCGTGAAGACATATGAAGCATGGATTGGCCGCACCATTGGTGGCAAGCCTCTCGAATAA
- a CDS encoding pyrimidine/purine nucleoside phosphorylase: MSQFDGVSVVKKANIYYDGQVTSRTVILSDGSKVTLGIMLPGTYEFGTDSREIMEILAGDLKVLLPGTEEWLEIQGTATFHVPAQSSFKLEVRSVTDYCCSYPE; the protein is encoded by the coding sequence ATGTCACAGTTTGATGGAGTCAGCGTAGTTAAAAAAGCAAATATATATTATGACGGCCAGGTCACTAGCCGTACAGTCATTCTGAGTGACGGCAGTAAGGTTACACTGGGGATTATGCTGCCGGGAACATACGAATTCGGCACGGATTCCCGTGAGATTATGGAGATTTTGGCAGGGGATCTGAAAGTATTGCTTCCAGGCACTGAAGAATGGCTGGAAATACAGGGAACGGCAACATTCCACGTACCTGCGCAGTCTTCGTTCAAACTGGAAGTACGAAGTGTGACTGATTATTGCTGCTCTTACCCGGAATAA
- the tkt gene encoding transketolase, translating into MTDQNQAIQKDENSTIDNLSITTIRTLAIDAIEKANSGHPGMPMGSAPMGYQLFAKTMNHNPDHPTWVNRDRFVLSAGHGSMLLYSLLHLSGYDLPMEELKQFRQWGSLTPGHPEFGHTAGVDATTGPLGQGLAMSVGMAMAEAQLAATYNKDEFKVVDHFTYAICGDGDLMEGISHEAASLAGRLQLGKLIVLFDSNDITLDGKLNLSSSESVAKRFEAYNWQVLRVEDGNDLPAIQKAIEEAQGDSTRPTLIEVKTVIGYGSPNKQGKGGHGGTHGSPLGAEEAKLTKEFYKWVYEEDFHVPQEVREHFAKVKARGIAANKAWDEQFAKYKAAHPDLAAQFETAVNGELPEGWDRDLPKYSTGDKAVSTRVASGNALNGLAPNVPFLTGGSADLESSTMTHLNNLTNFTPEDYAGRNIYFGIREFGMAAAMNGMALHQGVKVFGGTFFVFTDYLRPAVRLAALMGLPVTYVLTHDSIAVGEDGPTHEPIEQLASLRIIPNLTVIRPADGNETSAAWAYTLENKKNPVALVLTRQNLPILAATAEHAREGIKRGAYVVADAKDGKPVAQILATGSEVQLAVKAQEALAEQGIQVRVISFPSWDLFEKQDKAYKDSVLLPEVKARLAVEMAHPMGWEKYVGDQGDILGISTFGASAPGDRVIKEYGFTVENVVDRVKALLK; encoded by the coding sequence ATGACTGACCAGAATCAAGCGATTCAAAAGGATGAAAACTCCACGATCGACAATTTGTCCATCACAACTATTCGTACGTTGGCAATTGATGCCATCGAGAAAGCAAACTCGGGACATCCGGGTATGCCAATGGGCTCCGCACCAATGGGCTACCAACTTTTTGCTAAAACCATGAATCATAATCCGGACCATCCTACATGGGTTAACCGTGACCGGTTTGTATTGTCCGCAGGACACGGCTCCATGCTGCTGTACAGCTTGCTGCACCTGAGCGGCTATGATCTGCCTATGGAAGAACTGAAGCAATTCCGTCAATGGGGCAGTCTTACACCAGGTCACCCTGAATTTGGACACACCGCTGGTGTAGATGCTACGACAGGACCTCTGGGACAAGGCTTGGCCATGTCCGTAGGTATGGCAATGGCTGAAGCTCAACTGGCTGCAACATACAATAAAGACGAATTTAAAGTTGTGGATCACTTCACGTATGCGATTTGTGGCGATGGCGATCTGATGGAAGGTATTTCCCACGAGGCTGCTTCGCTGGCTGGACGTCTGCAATTGGGCAAGCTGATCGTATTGTTTGATTCCAATGATATTACACTGGACGGCAAACTGAACCTGTCTTCTTCCGAGAGTGTTGCCAAACGCTTTGAAGCTTACAACTGGCAAGTGCTGCGCGTAGAGGATGGAAACGACCTTCCAGCGATCCAAAAAGCGATTGAAGAAGCGCAAGGGGACTCCACACGTCCTACGTTGATTGAAGTGAAAACAGTTATCGGCTACGGAAGCCCGAACAAACAAGGTAAAGGTGGACATGGCGGTACTCACGGCTCCCCGCTGGGTGCAGAAGAAGCCAAGCTGACTAAAGAATTTTACAAATGGGTATACGAAGAGGATTTCCATGTACCGCAAGAGGTTCGCGAGCATTTTGCTAAAGTAAAAGCACGCGGTATCGCGGCGAACAAAGCATGGGATGAACAATTCGCGAAATACAAAGCGGCTCACCCTGATTTGGCAGCCCAGTTCGAAACAGCTGTTAATGGCGAACTTCCAGAAGGATGGGACCGTGATCTTCCGAAATACTCGACTGGAGACAAAGCCGTTTCCACTCGTGTAGCTTCTGGTAATGCATTGAACGGACTGGCGCCAAACGTACCATTTCTGACAGGCGGATCTGCCGATCTGGAAAGCTCCACGATGACACACTTGAACAATCTGACGAACTTTACGCCAGAAGACTATGCCGGCCGCAATATCTATTTCGGTATCCGTGAGTTTGGTATGGCTGCTGCAATGAACGGTATGGCGCTGCATCAAGGCGTAAAAGTATTCGGTGGTACATTCTTTGTATTTACGGATTATCTGCGTCCGGCTGTTCGTCTGGCGGCTCTGATGGGATTGCCTGTAACCTATGTTCTGACTCACGACAGTATTGCTGTGGGTGAAGATGGCCCTACCCATGAGCCGATCGAACAATTGGCTTCCCTGCGCATTATCCCGAATCTGACGGTCATTCGTCCGGCAGACGGCAATGAAACTTCTGCTGCTTGGGCTTACACGCTAGAAAACAAGAAAAACCCAGTTGCTCTGGTGTTGACTCGTCAAAACCTGCCAATCCTGGCTGCTACTGCTGAGCATGCACGTGAAGGTATCAAACGCGGTGCTTATGTCGTTGCAGATGCGAAGGACGGTAAGCCGGTTGCTCAAATTCTGGCTACAGGTTCCGAAGTACAACTGGCTGTTAAAGCACAGGAAGCACTGGCGGAGCAAGGTATCCAAGTACGTGTTATCAGCTTCCCAAGCTGGGATCTGTTTGAAAAACAAGACAAAGCATATAAAGATTCCGTTCTGCTGCCTGAGGTGAAAGCACGTCTGGCTGTAGAAATGGCGCACCCGATGGGCTGGGAAAAATATGTCGGCGATCAAGGCGATATTCTCGGTATCAGCACATTTGGCGCATCTGCCCCTGGCGACCGCGTTATTAAGGAATATGGCTTTACGGTAGAGAATGTGGTTGACCGTGTGAAAGCTTTGTTGAAATAA
- the purU gene encoding formyltetrahydrofolate deformylase → MERHVKHHPNSTLSAHENRARMLVSCPDGPGIVAAVSRFLYEHGANIVQSDQYTMDPSGGMFFMRVEFDLPNLSAAQPQLEQDFVAVAEQFRMEWTISAVSRKKKLAIFVSKEDHCLVELLWQWQAGDLDADIAMVVSNHLDMKEYVESFGIPYHHIPVTPDTKPEAERRQLEVIGDDIDVIILARYMQIISPKFIEHYRNRIINIHHSFLPAFVGGKPYAQAYNRGVKIIGATAHYVTEELDGGPIIEQDVQRVSHGDDVNELKRIGRTIERVVLARAVKWHVEDRILVHENKTVVFN, encoded by the coding sequence ATGGAACGTCACGTAAAACATCATCCAAACAGCACTTTATCTGCACATGAAAACCGCGCGCGTATGCTCGTATCCTGTCCTGATGGTCCAGGTATTGTAGCGGCCGTGTCCCGCTTTTTGTACGAGCATGGGGCCAATATCGTCCAATCCGACCAATATACAATGGACCCGTCCGGCGGTATGTTTTTTATGCGAGTTGAATTTGATCTGCCGAATTTGAGTGCAGCCCAGCCGCAGCTGGAGCAGGACTTTGTGGCTGTCGCTGAGCAATTCCGTATGGAGTGGACGATTTCTGCGGTCAGCCGCAAGAAAAAACTGGCTATTTTCGTTTCCAAAGAGGATCATTGTTTGGTAGAGCTGCTGTGGCAATGGCAGGCCGGGGATCTGGACGCAGATATTGCAATGGTAGTTAGTAATCATCTGGATATGAAGGAGTATGTGGAATCGTTTGGCATCCCGTATCATCATATTCCGGTAACACCCGATACCAAGCCGGAGGCGGAGCGCCGTCAACTGGAGGTCATTGGTGACGACATCGATGTTATCATTTTGGCCCGGTATATGCAGATTATTTCGCCCAAGTTTATTGAGCATTACCGCAATCGGATTATCAATATTCATCATTCCTTTCTGCCTGCATTCGTGGGAGGCAAGCCATATGCCCAAGCGTATAATCGCGGGGTGAAAATTATTGGCGCTACCGCGCATTATGTAACTGAGGAACTGGACGGCGGCCCGATCATTGAGCAGGATGTGCAGCGGGTGAGCCACGGAGATGATGTAAATGAGCTGAAACGAATTGGCCGCACGATTGAGCGGGTCGTTTTGGCAAGAGCCGTGAAGTGGCATGTGGAGGATCGAATTCTGGTGCATGAGAACAAAACGGTCGTATTTAACTAA